The Equus caballus isolate H_3958 breed thoroughbred chromosome 12, TB-T2T, whole genome shotgun sequence genome contains a region encoding:
- the LTBP3 gene encoding latent-transforming growth factor beta-binding protein 3 isoform X4 encodes MPGPRGAAGGLAPEMRGAGAAGLRALLLLLLLLGPGGGAAGGPAGERGAGGGGALARERFKVVFAPVICKRTCLKGQCRDSCQQGSNMTLIGENGHSTDTLTGSGFRVVVCPLPCMNGGQCSSRNQCLCPPDFTGRFCQVPAGGAGGGTGGSGPGLGRAGALSTGALPPLAPEGESVASKHAIYAVQVIADPPGPGEGPPAQHAAFLVPLGPGQISAEVQAPPPVVNVRVHHPPEASVQVHRIEGPNAEGPAPSQHLLPHPKPPHPRPPTQKPLGRCFQDTLPKQPCGSNPLPGLTKQEDCCGSIGTAWGQSKCHKCPQLQYTGVQKPGPVRGEVGADCPQGYKRLNSTHCQDINECAMPGMCRHGDCLNNPGSYRCVCPPGHSLGPSRTQCIADKPEEKSLCFRLVSPEHQCQHPLTTRLTRQLCCCSVGKAWGARCQRCPADGTAAFKEICPAGKGYHILTSHQTLTIQGESDFSLFLHPDGPPKPQQLPESPSRVPPPEDTEEERGVSTDSPAMEEQAAQQSHPTATTSPARPYPELISRPSPPTMRWFLPDLPPSRSAVEIAPTQVTETDECRLNQNICGHGECVPGPSDYSCHCNPGYRSHPQHRYCVDVNECEAEPCGAGRGICMNTGGSYNCHCNRGYRLHVGAGGRSCVDLNECAKPHLCGDGGFCINFPGHYKCNCYPGYRLKASRPPVCEDIDECRDPGTCPDSRCENKPGSFKCIACQPGYRSQGGGACRDVNECAEGSPCSPGWCENLPGSFRCTCAQGYAPAPDGRSCLDVDECEAGDVCDNGICTNTPGSFQCQCLSGYHLSRDRSRCEDIDECDFPAACIGGDCINTNGSYRCLCPQGHRLVGGRKCQDIDECSQDPGLCLPHGACENLQGSYVCVCDEGFTPTQDQHGCEEVEQPHHKKECYLNFDDTVFCDSVLATNVTQQECCCSLGAGWGDHCEIYPCPVYSSAEFHSLCPDGKGYTQDNNIVNYGIPAHRDIDECILFGAEICKEGKCVNTQPGYECYCKQGFYYDGNLLECVDVDECLDESNCRNGVCENTRGGYRCACTPPAEYSPAQRQCLSPEEMERAPERRDVCWGQRGEDGMCAGPLAGPALTFDDCCCRQGRGWGAQCRPCPPRGAGSQCPTSQSESNSFWDASPLLLGKPPREEDSSEEDSDECRCVSGRCVPRPGGAVCECPGGFQLDASRARCVDIDECRELNQRGLLCKSERCVNTSGSFRCVCKAGFARSRPHGACVPQRRR; translated from the exons ATGCCCGGGCCCCGTGGGGCTGCTGGCGGCCTGGCCCCTGAGatgcgcggggcgggggcggcggggctgcgggcgctgctgctgctgctgctgctgctgggcccgGGCGGCGGGGCCGCGGGGGGGCCGGCGGGCGAGCGGGGcgccggcgggggcggggcgctgGCCCGCGAGCGCTTCAAGGTGGTCTTTGCGCCGGTGATCTGCAAGCGGACCTGTCTCAAGGGCCAGTGTCGGGACAGTTGTCAGCAGGGCTCCAACATGACGCTCATCGGAGAGAACGGCCACAGCACCGACACGCTCACGGGCTCCGGCTTCCGCGTGG tggtGTGCCCTCTGCCCTGCATGAACGGCGGCCAGTGCTCCTCCAGAAACCAGTGCCTGTGTCCCCCGGACTTCACCGGTCGCTTCTGCCAGGTGCCTGCCGGAGGAGCTGGGGGGGGCACCGGCGgctcaggccctgggctgggccgggccggggcccTGTCCACAGGTGCGCTGCCGCCCCTAGCCCCGGAGGGCGAGTCTGTGGCCAGCAAGCACGCCATCTACGCGGTCCAAGTGATCGCTGATCCACCGGGCCCCGGGGAGGGCCCCCCTGCCCAGCACGCAGCCTTCCTGGTGCCCCTCGGGCCAGGACAGATCTCAGCGGAAG TGCAGGCCCCGCCCCCCGTGGTGAACGTGCGCGTCCACCACCCGCCCGAGGCCTCGGTCCAAGTGCACCGCATCGAGGGGCCGAACGCCGAGGGCCCGGCCCCCTCCCAGCACCTGCTGCCGCACCCCAAGCCCCCGCACCCACGGCCACCCACTCAGAAGCCCCTGGGCCGCTGCTTCCAGGACACGCTGCCCAAGCAGCCC TGTGGCAGCAATCCCCTCCCTGGCCTCACCAAGCAGGAAGACTGCTGCGGGAGCATCGGCACCGCCTGGGGCCAGAGCAAGTGCCACAAGTGCCCCCAGCTGCAGT ACACAGGGGTGCAGAAGCCAGGGCCTGTACGTGGGGAAGTGGGCGCTGACTGCCCCCAGGGCTACAAGAGACTCAACAGCACCCACTGCCAGG ACATCAACGAGTGTGCGATGCCAGGCATGTGTCGTCATGGTGACTGCCTCAACAACCCAGGCTCCTATCGCTGCGTCTGCCCACCTGGCCATAGCTTGGGCCCCTCCCGCACGCAGTGCATTG CAGACAAGCCGGAGGAGAAGAGCCTGTGTTTCCGCCTGGTGAGCCCTGAGCACCAGTGCCAGCACCCGCTGACCACGCGCCTCACCCGCCAGCTCTGCTGCTGCAGTGTCGGCAAGGCCTGGGGTGCGAGGTGTCAGCGCTGCCCGGCTGATGGCACTG CTGCCTTCAAGGAGATCTGTCCAGCTGGGAAGGGGTACCACATCCTCACCTCCCACCAAACGCTCACCATTCAGGGCGAAagtgacttttctcttttcttgcacCCTGATGGGCCCCCCAAGCCCCAGCAGCTCCCTGAGAGCCCCAGCCGGGTGCCACCACCTGAggacacagaggaagagagag GGGTGAGCACAGACTCA CCAGCGATGGAGGAGCAGGCAGCGCAGCAGAGCCACCCGACCGCCACCACGTCTCCTGCCCGGCCCTACCCCG AGCTGATCTCCAGGCCCTCGCCGCCCACCATGCGCTGGTTCCTGCCGGACCTGCCCCCGTCCCGCAGTGCGGTGGAGATCGCCCCTACTCAAGTCACCG AGACAGACGAGTGCCGACTGAACCAGAACATCTGTGGCCACGGAGAGTGCGTCCCGGGCCCCTCGGACTACTCCTGCCATTGCAACCCGGGCTACCGGTCACACCCACAGCACCGCTACTGCGTGG ACGTGAACGAGTGCGAGGCGGAGCCGTGCGGCGCCGGCAGGGGTATCTGCATGAACACCGGCGGCTCCTACAACTGCCACTGCAACCGCGGCTACCGCCTGCACGTGGGCGCCGGGGGGCGCTCGTGCGTGG ACCTGAACGAGTGCGCCAAGCCCCACCTGTGCGGCGACGGCGGCTTCTGCATCAACTTTCCCGGTCACTATAAGTGCAACTGCTACCCCGGCTACCGGCTCAAAGCCTCCCGACCGCCCGTCTGCGAAG ACATCGACGAGTGCCGAGACCCTGGCACCTGCCCGGACAGCAGATGCGAGAACAAACCTGGGAGCTTCAAGTGCATTGCGTGTCAGCCCGGCTACCGCAGCCAGGGGGGCGGGGCCTGCCGCg ACGTGAACGAGTGCGCCGAGGGCAGCCCCTGCTCACCGGGCTGGTGCGAGAACCTCCCGGGCTCCTTCCGCTGCACGTGCGCCCAGGGCTACGCGCCCGCGCCGGACGGCCGCAGCTGCCTGG ATGTGGACGAGTGTGAGGCTGGGGACGTGTGTGACAATGGCATCTGCACCAACACGCCAGGCTCCTTCCAGTGTCAGTGCCTCTCTGGCTACCATCTGTCTAGGGACCGGAGCCGCTGTGAGG ACATTGATGAATGTGACTTCCCTGCAGCCTGCATTGGGGGTGACTGCATCAACACCAATGGCTCCTACCGATGTCTCTGCCCCCAGGGGCATCGGCTGGTAGGCGGCAGGAAGTGCCAAG ACATAGATGAGTGCAGCCAGGACCCGGGCCTCTGCCTCCCCCACGGGGCCTGCGAGAACCTGCAGGGCTCCTACGTGTGCGTCTGCGATGAGGGCTTCACGCCCACCCAGGACCAGCATGGCTGTGAGG aggTGGAGCAGCCCCACCACAAGAAGGAGTGCTACCTTAACTTCGATGACACGGTGTTCTGCGACAGTGTACTGGCCACCAATGTCACCCAGCAGGAGTGCTGCTGCTCCctgggggctggctggggagACCACTGCGAGATCTATCCCTGCCCAGTCTACAGCTCAG CTGAGTTCCACAGCCTCTGCCCGGACGGGAAGGGCTACACCCAGGACAACAACATTGTCAACTACGGCATCCCAGCCCACCGTG ACATCGACGAGTGCATATTGTTCGGGGCAGAGATCTGCAAGGAGGGCAAGTGTGTGAATACGCAGCCCGGCTACGAGTGCTACTGTAAGCAAGGCTTCTACTACGACGGGAACCTGCTGGAGTGCGTGG ACGTGGACGAGTGCTTGGACGAGTCCAACTGCCGGAACGGAGTGTGTGAGAACACACGCGGCGGCTACCGCTGCGCCTGCACGCCCCCGGCCGAGTACAGCCCGGCGCAGCGCCAGTGTCTGAGCCCGGAGGAGATGG AGCGTGCCCCGGAGCGGCGGGACGTGTGCTGGGGCCAGCGCGGAGAGGACGGCATGTGCGCGGGTCCCCTGGCTGGGCCCGCCCTCACCTTCGACGACTGCTGCTGTCGCCAGGGCCGCGGTTGGGGCGCCCAGTGCCGCCCGTGCCCGCCGCGCGGCGCCG